In Bacillus toyonensis BCT-7112, a single window of DNA contains:
- a CDS encoding PepSY-associated TM helix domain-containing protein codes for MKVNRSLHYIFWRWHFYAGLFITPLLITLSLSGIGYLFREEVEDFIYKDLYFGKSAQTESISMSDSISLTEKKYPHYSVAKISEFNGDYNTRLTIANEYTGQQKYVYLDSNNQIVGDQNASETFANIMRELHSSLLVGGTVVNYTVELAACWTIFLIVTGLYMSIRQFKNTPSSNKREKAKRRHSIIGIIFTIPLFLLVASGLPWSGFMGNQIYTIAASNESIGYPKLYMAPPESKVKELPWATRKEAPPESNSNEPKAISVDELQKEIEIKKPYVISLPADPKGVFTVSKSSGSGITGMHVAPNEEITAYFDQYSGELISKTDYRDYGLLAQWFTYGIPLHEGHLFGWPNKILCLLTTFSLLLLIYYGIKMWLARKPKGKLAAPPKQRDKKSVLVFFIMMVILGAVMPLFGLSVLVIFAIELLIYVFSKIRL; via the coding sequence ATGAAAGTAAATCGTTCGCTTCATTACATTTTTTGGCGTTGGCATTTTTATGCTGGTCTTTTTATTACGCCACTTCTTATTACTTTGTCACTGAGCGGAATTGGGTATTTATTTCGGGAAGAGGTTGAGGATTTCATCTATAAAGATTTGTATTTTGGGAAGAGCGCCCAAACAGAGTCTATTTCGATGTCTGATTCTATTTCCTTAACAGAGAAAAAATATCCACATTATAGCGTGGCGAAAATTAGTGAGTTTAATGGGGATTATAATACGAGGCTTACTATTGCGAATGAATATACTGGGCAACAAAAATATGTGTATTTAGACAGCAATAATCAAATTGTTGGGGATCAAAATGCAAGTGAAACGTTTGCCAATATCATGAGGGAATTACATAGTTCTCTTTTAGTTGGTGGCACTGTCGTCAACTATACTGTAGAACTTGCGGCATGCTGGACAATCTTTTTAATCGTAACCGGATTGTACATGAGTATACGCCAATTCAAAAACACACCATCATCCAATAAGCGAGAAAAAGCAAAAAGACGTCATTCTATTATCGGTATTATATTTACAATTCCTCTCTTTCTGCTAGTCGCATCTGGATTGCCGTGGTCAGGATTTATGGGCAACCAAATTTATACAATCGCAGCGTCGAATGAATCGATCGGATATCCCAAATTGTATATGGCACCACCTGAATCGAAGGTAAAAGAATTGCCGTGGGCAACAAGAAAAGAAGCTCCGCCTGAATCGAATTCAAATGAACCGAAAGCAATTTCTGTCGATGAATTACAAAAAGAAATTGAAATAAAAAAGCCATATGTTATCTCACTACCAGCTGATCCGAAAGGTGTATTCACTGTTTCGAAATCGAGCGGTTCTGGTATTACAGGTATGCATGTTGCACCAAATGAAGAGATAACAGCTTACTTTGATCAATATAGCGGGGAACTCATTTCAAAAACGGACTATCGTGATTATGGATTACTTGCACAATGGTTCACTTACGGCATCCCGCTTCACGAAGGACATTTATTCGGATGGCCAAATAAAATATTATGCTTACTAACGACATTTTCTTTATTACTTCTCATTTATTACGGAATAAAAATGTGGTTAGCAAGAAAGCCGAAAGGAAAATTAGCAGCACCGCCAAAGCAAAGAGATAAGAAAAGCGTACTCGTTTTCTTTATCATGATGGTTATACTAGGCGCTGTCATGCCTTTATTCGGACTGTCTGTTTTAGTTATTTTTGCGATTGAACTTCTTATATATGTATTTTCAAAAATACGATTATAA
- a CDS encoding ABC transporter ATP-binding protein, with translation MTKPVVDVKNVQKVYGKKGENQSHALKGVSFSIQEGEFVGIMGPSGSGKTTLLNVISTLDKATGGVVEIAGTDITKMKQGELSDFRSQKLGFIFQDFNLLENLSIYENIALPLSLQGVSSRNIGPKVEKVADMLGITEILQKYPSEVSGGQKQRSAAARALVHEPAIILGDEPTGALDSKNAASLLDAMTNLNEDQGVSIMMVTHDPYSASYCQRILFIQDGELYKEIHRGGTREEFYKEILDVLADLGTQKA, from the coding sequence ATGACGAAACCAGTTGTAGACGTGAAAAACGTTCAAAAAGTGTACGGTAAAAAAGGTGAGAACCAATCACACGCGTTAAAAGGTGTATCATTCTCAATTCAAGAGGGTGAGTTTGTAGGAATTATGGGACCATCTGGTTCTGGTAAAACGACATTATTAAATGTAATTTCAACGTTAGATAAAGCAACAGGCGGCGTTGTTGAAATTGCGGGTACGGATATTACAAAAATGAAGCAAGGTGAGCTTTCAGATTTCCGTTCACAAAAGTTAGGATTCATCTTCCAAGACTTTAACTTATTAGAGAACTTATCTATTTACGAAAACATTGCACTTCCACTTTCACTTCAAGGTGTTTCATCACGTAACATTGGACCGAAAGTAGAAAAAGTAGCAGATATGTTAGGAATCACAGAAATACTTCAAAAGTATCCATCTGAAGTATCTGGTGGACAAAAGCAACGTTCGGCAGCAGCGCGCGCTTTAGTACATGAGCCAGCAATTATTTTAGGGGACGAGCCAACAGGAGCGCTTGATTCTAAAAATGCAGCGAGTTTACTTGATGCGATGACAAACTTAAATGAAGATCAAGGTGTATCTATTATGATGGTTACACATGATCCGTATAGTGCAAGTTACTGTCAGCGTATTTTATTCATTCAAGATGGTGAGCTATATAAAGAAATTCACCGTGGTGGTACACGTGAAGAGTTTTATAAAGAAATTTTAGATGTGCTTGCAGACTTAGGCACACAAAAAGCGTAG
- a CDS encoding tyrosine-type recombinase/integrase: MEVVEALKDISQIEAMKKYLKEHSQRDYLLFVIGINTGLKITELLSMKFEDVLNEDGTAKEFYSLPVKDEKFKQDIYLNTKVKEALLAYVQSFDAQRENYVFQSNKTTNSITRQQAYRVIHNAAEAVGIVGKIGTNSMRKTFGFHAYKRGIAIALLQKHFHHATPSETLKYLGISKDEKFKTEIDVDL, encoded by the coding sequence ATGGAAGTTGTAGAGGCATTAAAAGATATAAGCCAAATTGAGGCTATGAAAAAATATTTGAAAGAGCATTCCCAGCGAGATTATCTTTTATTCGTTATTGGAATTAACACGGGTTTAAAAATTACTGAGCTCCTTAGTATGAAGTTTGAAGATGTATTAAATGAAGATGGAACTGCTAAAGAGTTTTATTCTCTTCCTGTGAAAGATGAAAAATTTAAACAAGATATTTATTTAAATACAAAAGTAAAGGAAGCGCTTTTAGCGTACGTACAATCTTTTGATGCTCAAAGAGAAAACTACGTATTTCAATCTAATAAAACGACAAATTCAATTACGCGTCAACAAGCTTATCGGGTGATTCATAATGCTGCGGAAGCAGTTGGAATTGTTGGGAAGATTGGAACGAATTCAATGAGAAAAACATTTGGGTTTCACGCGTACAAAAGAGGAATAGCGATTGCGCTACTGCAAAAACATTTCCATCACGCAACGCCATCAGAAACGCTCAAATATTTAGGTATTTCAAAAGATGAAAAGTTTAAAACGGAGATCGATGTAGATTTGTAA
- a CDS encoding aspartate/glutamate racemase family protein: protein MIGILAGMGPKSTGPFVDTVVAECQTIYGAKHDIDFPHMMIYSCPTPFYMDRPIDHEAMKKAIIEGAQKLESAGVDFIAMPCNTAHLYFEELQHSLSIPILNIVDETLRAIPETVKRVALLATEATVQAGIYQDGIAKRNIEYLHNEKWQEMINQIITCIKSGEVEEARKLWSALVLQLKDEIDTAIIACTDLNVVASEDFVDSAQCLAEAVVWMYLSNTKRSS from the coding sequence ATGATTGGAATACTAGCAGGAATGGGGCCAAAATCAACTGGGCCATTCGTCGATACAGTTGTAGCAGAGTGCCAAACAATATACGGAGCAAAACATGATATAGACTTTCCTCATATGATGATTTATTCTTGCCCAACACCGTTTTACATGGATCGTCCTATCGATCACGAAGCGATGAAAAAAGCGATTATTGAAGGAGCACAAAAACTCGAAAGTGCTGGTGTAGACTTTATTGCTATGCCTTGCAATACAGCGCATCTTTATTTTGAAGAATTACAGCATTCTCTTTCTATTCCAATTTTGAATATAGTCGATGAGACGTTACGAGCAATTCCTGAAACTGTAAAAAGAGTCGCTCTTCTCGCAACAGAAGCGACTGTTCAAGCTGGAATTTACCAAGACGGGATTGCAAAACGTAATATAGAATACCTCCATAATGAAAAATGGCAGGAGATGATTAATCAAATTATTACTTGTATTAAAAGCGGAGAAGTTGAAGAAGCCCGCAAATTATGGAGCGCGCTCGTTTTACAATTAAAAGATGAAATAGATACTGCTATTATCGCATGTACTGATTTGAATGTTGTGGCGAGTGAGGATTTTGTGGATTCTGCTCAATGTCTTGCTGAGGCGGTTGTTTGGATGTATCTATCAAATACTAAAAGATCTTCATAA
- a CDS encoding TIGR01212 family radical SAM protein (This family includes YhcC from E. coli K-12, an uncharacterized radical SAM protein.) produces MKVQNPFPYTNDNKRYHTWNYHLRNEFGEKIFKVSLDAGFDCPNRDGTVAYGGCTFCSAAGSGDFAGDRRDDVITQYHEMKEKMHAKWKDGKCIAYFQAYTNTHAPLEVLKEKFEPLLTEKDVVGLSIATRPDCLPDDVVAYLADLNKRTYLWVELGLQTVHERTANLINRAHDYPSYVAGVNKLRKHGIRVCSHIINGLPLEDYDMMMETAREVAKLDVQGIKIHLLHLLKGTPMVKQYEKGQLEFLSLEDYVSLVVDQLEMIPEDVIVHRITGDGPPDLMIGPMWSLNKWEVLNSIDAEFVRRGSWQGKYVNEEKQK; encoded by the coding sequence ATGAAGGTTCAAAACCCTTTTCCATATACAAACGACAATAAACGTTATCATACATGGAATTACCATTTACGAAATGAATTTGGTGAAAAAATCTTTAAAGTTTCATTAGATGCTGGCTTCGATTGCCCGAACCGTGACGGTACAGTTGCTTATGGTGGCTGTACATTTTGCAGTGCCGCTGGATCTGGTGACTTCGCTGGCGATCGCCGCGATGATGTTATAACGCAATATCATGAAATGAAAGAAAAAATGCACGCAAAGTGGAAAGACGGAAAATGTATCGCTTATTTCCAGGCGTACACAAATACACATGCTCCACTTGAAGTGTTAAAAGAAAAATTTGAACCGCTTCTAACAGAAAAAGACGTTGTCGGTCTTTCTATCGCAACTCGTCCAGATTGTTTACCGGACGATGTCGTTGCATATTTAGCGGACTTAAATAAACGCACTTATCTTTGGGTTGAGCTTGGACTACAAACTGTCCATGAACGTACTGCCAATCTTATTAACCGCGCCCACGATTATCCGTCTTACGTTGCAGGTGTAAATAAATTACGTAAGCACGGCATTAGAGTTTGCTCTCATATTATTAACGGTCTTCCACTTGAAGATTACGACATGATGATGGAAACAGCTCGTGAAGTAGCGAAGCTTGACGTACAAGGAATTAAAATTCATTTGCTTCATTTATTAAAAGGAACGCCAATGGTGAAGCAATATGAAAAAGGACAATTGGAGTTTCTTTCTCTTGAAGATTACGTAAGTCTCGTTGTTGACCAACTTGAAATGATTCCAGAAGACGTAATTGTGCACCGTATCACAGGTGACGGTCCACCTGATTTAATGATTGGCCCAATGTGGAGCTTAAATAAATGGGAAGTATTAAATTCCATCGATGCAGAATTTGTACGCCGCGGAAGCTGGCAAGGAAAATATGTAAATGAGGAGAAACAAAAATGA
- a CDS encoding DUF418 domain-containing protein, with protein sequence MGNNITNKRIDELDYIRGFALLGIILVNILALLNIKIPDPNTVDASYQRFLYLFVESRFFSIFSFLFGVGFYIFITRAIAKGKNGYVLFLRRVVALFIFGLIHYMFQPGEALTLYAICGLIVLPFYKAKKQVNLVIGLILTIAFSVMGIKELLPLGLILLGLAAGQYRVFENLTQNIKKVAIFTGIMFVLSVVAVWYQYGHVPAEPFVNMILMNEDGTMDAAGRFLKIGVTVGPVISAFYVGALILLLQLKTVQTLLAPLKYYGRMALTNYIGQTAMILIAGSAFNFAGNLTYMQTLYVCIAIYAIQIVFSVIWMKIFKMGPLEWIWRVITYWTVTPLKK encoded by the coding sequence ATGGGGAACAATATTACAAACAAACGAATTGATGAGTTAGATTACATTCGTGGTTTCGCACTACTGGGGATTATTTTAGTAAATATTCTTGCACTACTTAATATTAAAATTCCAGACCCTAATACAGTGGATGCAAGTTATCAAAGGTTTCTATACTTATTTGTAGAAAGTCGTTTCTTCTCAATCTTCTCATTCTTATTTGGAGTAGGATTCTATATCTTTATAACGAGAGCAATTGCGAAAGGGAAGAATGGATATGTTCTATTTCTACGCCGAGTAGTTGCACTATTTATTTTCGGTTTGATTCATTACATGTTTCAGCCAGGAGAGGCATTAACGTTATATGCAATTTGCGGGTTAATCGTTTTACCATTTTATAAAGCGAAAAAACAAGTGAACTTAGTTATTGGCCTTATTTTAACAATTGCTTTTAGTGTAATGGGGATTAAAGAACTATTACCACTCGGCTTAATTTTATTAGGTCTTGCTGCAGGCCAATATCGTGTATTTGAAAATCTCACGCAAAACATAAAGAAAGTCGCTATTTTTACAGGTATTATGTTTGTTTTAAGTGTCGTAGCTGTATGGTATCAATACGGGCACGTACCTGCTGAGCCATTTGTAAATATGATACTTATGAATGAGGACGGAACAATGGATGCTGCAGGCCGATTTTTAAAAATTGGTGTTACAGTTGGACCAGTCATTTCAGCTTTCTATGTGGGAGCATTAATTTTATTACTTCAATTAAAAACAGTTCAAACATTGTTAGCACCACTCAAATACTATGGTCGTATGGCGTTAACAAATTATATCGGACAAACTGCAATGATTTTAATTGCAGGAAGTGCATTTAACTTTGCGGGAAACTTAACGTACATGCAGACGTTATATGTATGTATTGCAATTTACGCAATTCAAATTGTGTTTAGTGTGATTTGGATGAAAATCTTTAAGATGGGTCCACTAGAATGGATTTGGCGTGTTATTACGTACTGGACGGTAACACCTTTAAAGAAATAA
- a CDS encoding FtsX-like permease family protein has protein sequence MLFKLSMSGLKSKLKDYIVLLVGLVMSISIFYMFQTLALNEAFLKENSTIGQIGFVFQAGSFLLAIITFFYILYANSFLLSLRQKEFGMYMMLGAKKHKVTLLMFIETIVLGAASLAIGIIVGVGLAEGIGQLLMKQLEFAGEGYKAFYLPSMTVTCIFFFALFVLSAIMNSIKLSRISVLQLVHADAQTERVAVKGKMTGLVAFLAVILLGIGYASMIYMEKLREMGIIIALITTTAGTYMLFGSLLPVIIKKLKSNKKRSEKGLNAFTFAQLNFRINSLTKVLATVAMLVALGAGAISGGMAFKNNVIKMVDGLVIYDSVVHNPTAEEKKILDGITFKEKNEYRYKVDDKYVYYIKEDLEKNRPLVKDMANMKSMKDLVNTKKASEELPVGAVSRDMNETDANAKELPKEWVDAFSTIHPYYIYEDHAIKIVDQKMYDGINGKEGIAFIGKVDDFLTYTKEWKKLDELQLDKYKNVTAERMNSKYQAYDMFYGFASGTVFMGFFLGIAFLAMMASCLMFKILSGASKDITRYQMLRKIGVRRELLTKSIYKELFLVFLFPAIVGIAHVLVGMNIFGFILLDPYFRIWVPIVIFVVIYAIYYFITVQLYKGIVLPKED, from the coding sequence ATGTTATTCAAACTTTCCATGTCAGGACTAAAAAGTAAGCTGAAAGATTATATCGTCTTACTGGTTGGTCTTGTCATGTCGATTTCAATTTTTTATATGTTCCAAACGTTAGCGTTAAACGAGGCCTTCCTTAAGGAAAATTCTACTATTGGTCAAATTGGATTTGTATTCCAAGCAGGTTCATTTTTACTAGCTATTATAACGTTCTTCTATATTTTGTATGCGAACTCTTTCTTACTATCTCTTCGTCAAAAAGAGTTTGGTATGTATATGATGTTAGGAGCAAAAAAACATAAAGTTACATTACTTATGTTTATTGAAACAATCGTATTAGGTGCTGCGTCTCTTGCGATTGGTATTATAGTTGGTGTAGGACTTGCAGAAGGTATCGGACAGTTATTAATGAAACAATTAGAATTTGCTGGTGAAGGCTATAAAGCATTTTATTTACCATCTATGACTGTTACTTGCATCTTCTTCTTTGCACTATTTGTATTATCAGCAATTATGAATAGTATTAAATTATCTCGTATTTCTGTATTACAACTTGTACATGCAGATGCACAAACAGAACGTGTTGCGGTAAAAGGGAAAATGACAGGTTTAGTTGCATTCCTTGCGGTTATTTTATTAGGTATTGGCTATGCATCAATGATTTATATGGAAAAACTAAGAGAAATGGGAATCATTATTGCATTAATTACAACAACAGCTGGTACTTATATGCTATTTGGATCGCTTCTTCCTGTTATTATTAAAAAGTTAAAAAGTAATAAAAAACGAAGCGAAAAAGGGCTTAACGCTTTTACTTTTGCACAATTAAACTTCCGTATTAATAGTTTAACGAAAGTGCTTGCGACAGTAGCAATGTTAGTTGCTCTTGGAGCGGGTGCAATTTCAGGTGGTATGGCGTTTAAAAATAATGTTATAAAAATGGTAGATGGTTTAGTAATATATGATTCAGTAGTTCATAACCCAACAGCTGAAGAAAAGAAAATTTTAGACGGTATTACATTTAAAGAGAAAAACGAATATCGTTACAAAGTAGATGATAAATACGTTTACTATATAAAAGAGGATTTAGAGAAAAATCGTCCTTTAGTAAAAGATATGGCAAACATGAAATCGATGAAAGATTTAGTGAATACGAAGAAAGCTTCAGAGGAACTACCAGTAGGTGCAGTTTCTAGAGACATGAATGAAACAGATGCGAACGCTAAAGAACTTCCAAAAGAATGGGTTGATGCTTTTAGTACAATCCATCCATATTATATATACGAAGATCATGCGATTAAAATTGTAGACCAAAAAATGTACGATGGGATAAATGGTAAAGAAGGTATAGCATTTATCGGAAAAGTAGATGATTTCTTAACATATACAAAAGAATGGAAAAAACTTGACGAGTTGCAGCTAGATAAATATAAAAATGTAACGGCTGAAAGAATGAACAGTAAATATCAAGCTTACGACATGTTCTACGGTTTTGCGAGTGGAACAGTGTTTATGGGCTTCTTCCTTGGCATTGCTTTCTTAGCGATGATGGCAAGTTGCTTAATGTTTAAAATTCTGTCTGGTGCATCAAAAGATATTACGCGTTATCAAATGCTTCGTAAAATCGGGGTGCGCCGTGAATTATTAACAAAATCTATTTATAAAGAGTTATTCTTAGTATTCTTATTCCCGGCAATTGTCGGTATTGCTCACGTATTAGTTGGTATGAATATTTTCGGATTTATTTTACTTGATCCGTACTTCCGTATTTGGGTACCAATTGTAATTTTCGTAGTTATTTATGCGATTTATTACTTCATTACAGTTCAATTGTATAAAGGAATTGTTCTTCCGAAAGAGGACTAA
- a CDS encoding YtzC family protein yields the protein MAERQSLESYITQAEQAVEYAKEQLDLGMRQEHYNTMEYSDAQLQLEQAYNDLQTMQQHANDEQREQLNRARMAIRQLQHQMIITPH from the coding sequence ATGGCAGAGCGTCAATCACTTGAATCGTATATTACACAGGCGGAACAAGCGGTGGAATATGCGAAAGAGCAATTAGATCTTGGTATGAGACAAGAGCATTACAATACGATGGAGTATTCAGATGCACAGTTACAATTAGAACAAGCATATAACGATTTACAAACGATGCAACAACATGCGAATGATGAGCAACGTGAGCAGTTAAATAGAGCACGTATGGCAATTCGCCAATTGCAACATCAAATGATTATTACACCGCACTAA
- a CDS encoding cation:proton antiporter: MDTLVFEVGTALVLVAFATILAAKLKFSIIPFLIILGMLVGPHAPDLGLIDLRFIESGEVISFLGRVGVIFLLFYLGLEFSIKKLIKSGKSIAFGGTVHISLNFILGLLYGYIMGFPLLETLIIAGIITISSSAIVAKVIVDLRRSGNKETELILGIIMFDDIFLAVYLSVVSGLVLGGATSFIGALTSVLIAVGYMLLFFIIARKATPFLNKVLDISSNEIFIIVIFAILFFVAGFSETIHVAEAIGALLLGLVFSETEHSDRIEHLVVPFRDFFGAIFFFSFGLSIDPFSLGGAVWLALGAVFITLIGNFIAGMAAGRKAGLSHKASTNIGLTLVSRGEFSIIVANIGIAGGLMATIKPFSALYVLILASLGPLLTKESGRIYSLLDKIFKWSAKERAKREKEVG; the protein is encoded by the coding sequence ATGGATACTTTAGTCTTTGAAGTTGGAACTGCGTTAGTATTAGTAGCTTTTGCAACAATTCTCGCTGCAAAGTTAAAGTTTTCGATTATTCCGTTTCTCATTATACTTGGTATGCTAGTGGGGCCTCATGCCCCAGATTTAGGGCTTATCGATTTAAGGTTTATTGAAAGCGGAGAAGTAATTTCCTTCCTCGGCCGTGTTGGCGTCATATTCCTCCTATTCTATTTAGGCTTAGAATTCTCAATAAAAAAATTAATTAAATCAGGAAAGTCGATTGCTTTTGGGGGAACTGTTCATATATCGCTTAATTTTATATTAGGTTTGCTTTACGGATATATAATGGGTTTCCCCTTATTAGAAACATTAATTATTGCCGGAATCATAACAATTTCCTCGAGTGCAATTGTCGCAAAAGTAATTGTTGATTTAAGGCGATCTGGTAATAAAGAGACGGAGCTAATTTTAGGAATCATTATGTTTGATGATATCTTTTTAGCTGTATATTTGTCAGTTGTTTCAGGGTTAGTACTCGGAGGTGCAACGTCATTTATAGGTGCTCTTACATCTGTTTTAATCGCAGTAGGCTATATGTTATTATTCTTTATAATCGCTCGAAAAGCTACGCCGTTCCTAAATAAAGTATTAGATATTTCGTCTAACGAAATTTTTATTATCGTAATATTCGCTATTTTATTCTTTGTGGCTGGTTTTTCAGAAACGATTCATGTTGCTGAGGCGATTGGAGCGTTATTATTAGGGCTTGTCTTTTCTGAAACAGAGCATAGTGATCGAATCGAGCATCTTGTCGTTCCGTTTCGTGATTTCTTTGGAGCTATATTCTTTTTCAGTTTCGGTTTAAGTATAGATCCATTTTCTCTTGGAGGAGCCGTGTGGTTGGCCTTAGGAGCAGTTTTCATTACTCTCATCGGTAATTTTATCGCTGGAATGGCTGCGGGACGTAAAGCAGGGTTATCACATAAGGCATCTACGAATATCGGATTAACGCTTGTATCACGCGGAGAGTTCTCCATTATTGTCGCGAATATTGGAATTGCGGGCGGCTTAATGGCGACGATTAAACCATTCTCAGCTTTATACGTGTTAATATTGGCATCGTTAGGTCCTTTGTTAACGAAAGAGTCTGGGAGGATATACTCTCTGTTGGATAAAATATTTAAATGGAGCGCTAAAGAACGTGCGAAGCGAGAAAAAGAAGTTGGGTAA
- a CDS encoding cation:proton antiporter regulatory subunit — protein MNIRESELPGIGCKFEVITKGNEKMVIVIHDDGRREMYHFDVDHDESISSISLRDSEARQIAAILGGMVYRPQALDTIEMAFEGLSIEWFKIENNAPVVQKTIGSLHVRKTYNVTIIAILKKNMKKFFNPGPDSIIEAGDMLVLSGERHEVKRIINELLSAGGDS, from the coding sequence ATGAATATTAGAGAAAGTGAACTTCCGGGTATTGGTTGTAAGTTTGAAGTAATTACGAAAGGTAATGAAAAAATGGTTATCGTTATTCATGATGATGGAAGAAGAGAAATGTATCATTTTGATGTGGATCATGATGAGAGTATTTCAAGCATTTCTCTTCGCGATTCTGAAGCGAGACAAATTGCAGCTATATTAGGTGGAATGGTCTATAGGCCACAAGCGTTAGACACGATTGAGATGGCTTTTGAAGGATTATCAATTGAGTGGTTTAAAATAGAAAATAACGCACCAGTCGTACAAAAGACAATTGGTAGTTTACATGTTCGAAAAACATATAACGTAACAATCATTGCTATTTTGAAAAAGAATATGAAGAAATTTTTCAATCCAGGTCCAGATTCTATCATTGAGGCTGGTGATATGCTCGTATTATCGGGTGAAAGACATGAAGTGAAGAGAATTATTAATGAGTTGCTTTCAGCGGGAGGTGACTCATAA
- a CDS encoding class I SAM-dependent methyltransferase gives MKLERVLPFARSLLQTAVKEGDYAVDATLGNGHDACFLAEIVGDNGKVFGFDIQKEAIESSTIRLKEKKLFERTVLVHDSHDTLVSVLPEDAKGKVTGAIFNLGYLPGGDKHIVTKPNSTISAIEQLLEIMAPEGIIVLVIYHGHPEGQVERDAVLKFAEELDQKQAHVLRYGFINQQNNPPFIVAIEKR, from the coding sequence ATGAAATTAGAACGTGTATTACCGTTTGCTCGCTCGCTGCTGCAAACGGCTGTTAAAGAAGGCGATTACGCTGTAGATGCAACACTTGGAAATGGTCATGATGCTTGCTTCCTAGCTGAAATTGTTGGAGATAACGGAAAAGTATTTGGATTTGATATTCAAAAAGAAGCAATTGAAAGTTCTACTATCCGTCTAAAAGAAAAAAAACTTTTCGAACGTACTGTTTTAGTTCACGATAGTCACGATACACTTGTATCCGTATTACCAGAAGATGCAAAAGGAAAAGTAACAGGCGCAATCTTCAACTTAGGTTACCTTCCAGGCGGAGACAAACATATCGTTACAAAGCCGAACTCAACAATCTCGGCGATCGAACAATTATTAGAAATAATGGCACCTGAAGGTATCATCGTCCTTGTCATTTACCACGGACATCCAGAAGGACAAGTAGAACGCGACGCTGTACTTAAATTTGCAGAAGAACTCGACCAAAAACAAGCTCACGTTTTGCGATACGGCTTCATTAACCAGCAAAATAACCCGCCATTTATTGTGGCGATTGAGAAGCGATAA